A genome region from Polyodon spathula isolate WHYD16114869_AA chromosome 19, ASM1765450v1, whole genome shotgun sequence includes the following:
- the LOC121295086 gene encoding MOB kinase activator 2-like isoform X4, producing the protein MRLKRNGSYTLNRKSKTKPNGKKPPTEEKKLYLESEYTKVRVTDIDLKELVVLPREIDLNEWLASNTTTFFNLINLQYSTISEFCTGETCQAMSACNTQYYWNDERGKKTKCTAPQYVDFVMSLVQKLVTDDDIFPTKYGKEFPNSFESLVKKICRYLFHVLAHIYWAHFKETVALDLQGHLNTLYAHFIVFIREFNLVDPKETSIMDDLSDVLCSISADAQNHVKER; encoded by the exons GAAGTCTAAAACGAAGCCCAATGGTAAGAAGCCACCTACAGAGGAAAAGAAGCTCTACCTAGAGAGCGAATACACTAAAGTCAGGGTCACCGATATAGACCTGAAGGAGTTGGTCGTGCTACCCCGAGAAATCGATCTCAACGAATGGCTAGCAAGCAATA CAACAACCTTCTTCAATCTCATAAACCTACAGTATAGCACAATCTCAGAGTTTTGTACTGGGGAGACCTGTCAGGCCATGTCGGCATGCAATAC ACAATACTACTGGAACGATGAGAGGGGAAAGAAAACCAAGTGCACCGCCCCACAGTACGTCGACTTCGTCATGAGTTTGGTGCAGAAGCTGGTAACAGATGACGACATCTTTCCAACAAAATACG ggaAAGAGTTCCCCAACTCGTTCGAGTCGCTAGTGAAGAAGATCTGTAGGTACCTGTTCCACGTGTTGGCACACATCTACTGGGCACACTTTAAGGAGACAGTGGCGCTGGACCTGCAGGGACACTTAAACACACTCTACgcacatttcattgtatttataaGGGAATTCAACTTGGTGGACCCCAAGGAGACCTCCATCATGGACGACCTGAGTGACGTCCTCTGTAGCATCTCGGCTGACGCCCAGAACCACGTGAAGGAGAGATGA
- the LOC121295086 gene encoding MOB kinase activator 2-like isoform X3, protein MGVLVCCDCFFYRKSKTKPNGKKPPTEEKKLYLESEYTKVRVTDIDLKELVVLPREIDLNEWLASNTTTFFNLINLQYSTISEFCTGETCQAMSACNTQYYWNDERGKKTKCTAPQYVDFVMSLVQKLVTDDDIFPTKYGKEFPNSFESLVKKICRYLFHVLAHIYWAHFKETVALDLQGHLNTLYAHFIVFIREFNLVDPKETSIMDDLSDVLCSISADAQNHVKER, encoded by the exons GAAGTCTAAAACGAAGCCCAATGGTAAGAAGCCACCTACAGAGGAAAAGAAGCTCTACCTAGAGAGCGAATACACTAAAGTCAGGGTCACCGATATAGACCTGAAGGAGTTGGTCGTGCTACCCCGAGAAATCGATCTCAACGAATGGCTAGCAAGCAATA CAACAACCTTCTTCAATCTCATAAACCTACAGTATAGCACAATCTCAGAGTTTTGTACTGGGGAGACCTGTCAGGCCATGTCGGCATGCAATAC ACAATACTACTGGAACGATGAGAGGGGAAAGAAAACCAAGTGCACCGCCCCACAGTACGTCGACTTCGTCATGAGTTTGGTGCAGAAGCTGGTAACAGATGACGACATCTTTCCAACAAAATACG ggaAAGAGTTCCCCAACTCGTTCGAGTCGCTAGTGAAGAAGATCTGTAGGTACCTGTTCCACGTGTTGGCACACATCTACTGGGCACACTTTAAGGAGACAGTGGCGCTGGACCTGCAGGGACACTTAAACACACTCTACgcacatttcattgtatttataaGGGAATTCAACTTGGTGGACCCCAAGGAGACCTCCATCATGGACGACCTGAGTGACGTCCTCTGTAGCATCTCGGCTGACGCCCAGAACCACGTGAAGGAGAGATGA
- the LOC121295086 gene encoding MOB kinase activator 2-like isoform X6, translating to MKSKTKPNGKKPPTEEKKLYLESEYTKVRVTDIDLKELVVLPREIDLNEWLASNTTTFFNLINLQYSTISEFCTGETCQAMSACNTQYYWNDERGKKTKCTAPQYVDFVMSLVQKLVTDDDIFPTKYGKEFPNSFESLVKKICRYLFHVLAHIYWAHFKETVALDLQGHLNTLYAHFIVFIREFNLVDPKETSIMDDLSDVLCSISADAQNHVKER from the exons GAAGTCTAAAACGAAGCCCAATGGTAAGAAGCCACCTACAGAGGAAAAGAAGCTCTACCTAGAGAGCGAATACACTAAAGTCAGGGTCACCGATATAGACCTGAAGGAGTTGGTCGTGCTACCCCGAGAAATCGATCTCAACGAATGGCTAGCAAGCAATA CAACAACCTTCTTCAATCTCATAAACCTACAGTATAGCACAATCTCAGAGTTTTGTACTGGGGAGACCTGTCAGGCCATGTCGGCATGCAATAC ACAATACTACTGGAACGATGAGAGGGGAAAGAAAACCAAGTGCACCGCCCCACAGTACGTCGACTTCGTCATGAGTTTGGTGCAGAAGCTGGTAACAGATGACGACATCTTTCCAACAAAATACG ggaAAGAGTTCCCCAACTCGTTCGAGTCGCTAGTGAAGAAGATCTGTAGGTACCTGTTCCACGTGTTGGCACACATCTACTGGGCACACTTTAAGGAGACAGTGGCGCTGGACCTGCAGGGACACTTAAACACACTCTACgcacatttcattgtatttataaGGGAATTCAACTTGGTGGACCCCAAGGAGACCTCCATCATGGACGACCTGAGTGACGTCCTCTGTAGCATCTCGGCTGACGCCCAGAACCACGTGAAGGAGAGATGA
- the LOC121295086 gene encoding MOB kinase activator 2-like isoform X5 — protein sequence MDWLMGKSKTKPNGKKPPTEEKKLYLESEYTKVRVTDIDLKELVVLPREIDLNEWLASNTTTFFNLINLQYSTISEFCTGETCQAMSACNTQYYWNDERGKKTKCTAPQYVDFVMSLVQKLVTDDDIFPTKYGKEFPNSFESLVKKICRYLFHVLAHIYWAHFKETVALDLQGHLNTLYAHFIVFIREFNLVDPKETSIMDDLSDVLCSISADAQNHVKER from the exons GAAGTCTAAAACGAAGCCCAATGGTAAGAAGCCACCTACAGAGGAAAAGAAGCTCTACCTAGAGAGCGAATACACTAAAGTCAGGGTCACCGATATAGACCTGAAGGAGTTGGTCGTGCTACCCCGAGAAATCGATCTCAACGAATGGCTAGCAAGCAATA CAACAACCTTCTTCAATCTCATAAACCTACAGTATAGCACAATCTCAGAGTTTTGTACTGGGGAGACCTGTCAGGCCATGTCGGCATGCAATAC ACAATACTACTGGAACGATGAGAGGGGAAAGAAAACCAAGTGCACCGCCCCACAGTACGTCGACTTCGTCATGAGTTTGGTGCAGAAGCTGGTAACAGATGACGACATCTTTCCAACAAAATACG ggaAAGAGTTCCCCAACTCGTTCGAGTCGCTAGTGAAGAAGATCTGTAGGTACCTGTTCCACGTGTTGGCACACATCTACTGGGCACACTTTAAGGAGACAGTGGCGCTGGACCTGCAGGGACACTTAAACACACTCTACgcacatttcattgtatttataaGGGAATTCAACTTGGTGGACCCCAAGGAGACCTCCATCATGGACGACCTGAGTGACGTCCTCTGTAGCATCTCGGCTGACGCCCAGAACCACGTGAAGGAGAGATGA